In the genome of Marinomonas algicola, the window GGGTAAGTTACTGTACTGCAAAAAACTGACTCAAGAAAATTTAAAGGAAGAAGCATTAGTAATTGAATGGGTTGAAGCCATTCGATCTATGATGCCGCTTGATGCACGAACAGGCTTCCGTTTTGATTTTTCTGTTGAGTTCGACGTTGAACGCAGTGATTACCTACCTGTGGTCGAAATCATGTCTCATGGTGTATCGAATCGTTACCGTTTTGAAGCGGCCTTCTTTAATTCTCCTGAATACAAGCGCATTGTCGCCATGTCTGAATTAGTGAGTGAAATCTTCAGTGAAGAGTCATTTATTAAGCGCCGTGAACGTACTCAAGCCGTGACTACGGTGGAAGAAATGAAAGCCTGGCTGATGAAAGAAGCGTCTCGTGGCATGACACTGCAACGATACAAAGGACTGGGCGAGATGAACCCAGATCAACTTTGGGAAACCACCATGGATCCTGATGCCCGCCGTATGTTGCGCGTTACCATAGACGATGCGGTTGCCGCGGATCAAATGTTCACCACCTTAATGGGTGATGAAGTTGAACCACGTCGTAACTTTATCCAAGATAATGCACTATCAGTAGAAAACTTAGACGTATAAATCTGAATGAGACACTTTAATCTCGCATAAGATTGATTTAAAAAGCAGCCACTAGGCTGCTTTTTTTGGCTACTCGCTTTTTACAAACTCTTACAGCGCCGCTTTAATACTGTCTTCAATGGATGTGGTTGGTCGGCCAATTAAGGTTGACAGGGTTTTACTGTCGTTGAACAAGCCTCCTTTAGAGGCACCAATATCTGAGTTGGCTAGTATGGTCGCCAGCCCTTCAGGTAAGCCGACTTGAGTCAAAACCTGAGCGTATTCTGTTTCTGGTAGGTTTTGGTACACCACTGTTGTACCTGATTCTTTGGAAATTGCGCTGGCGTACTCGGTCAAAGTAAATGCGTTGTCTCCGGCCAGTTCGTATACTTTGCCTGCTTGGTTATCGCTAGTCAGTACAACCGCAGCGGCTTCGGCGTAATCGACACGGGATGCGGTAGAGAATTTACCTTCCCCTGCACTGCCAAGCACGGCTCCGTGTTCAAGCGCCATTCCAATGTTTGCCGTGTAGTTTTCTGAATACCAACCATTGCGCAGTAGTACGTAAGGCACATCGGATTCCGCTAAGCGTTTCTCTGTTTCGATATGTTCTGCCGCGAGCGCTAACGGTGAGCTAACGGCCTGTAAAATACTGGTGTATGCGATCAGTGAAACGCCCGCTTCTTTTGCCGCATTGATGACATTCGTATGTTGAGGAGTACGTTGACCTACTTCACTGGAAGAAATCAGCAGCAATTTCTCTACGCCAGCAAAAGCGCTAACCAAGGTGTCTGGTTGTGCATAGTCGGCATGACGAACTTGTACGCCTTTTTCAGCTAGGTCTTTTACACTGTCTGGATTTCGGACGGCGGCAATAATATGGCTCGCGTCTGTTTTCTCTAATAGCGAATGAATGACCAAACGGCCTAGTTGACCGGAAGCGCCTGTGACTAAAATCATGGTTTTCTTCTTTAAGTGTTAAGTTGATAAAGCTACAATAAACTACTAACAAACTTTTGGTAAGTACCTACCTAAAGGTAAGTATGGAGAAAATTATGCAAGAAAAAGTCAACTTAACAAAAACGTCGTTGTCAGAACGATTCACACGTGGGGATGTTCTCTCGAGTGAATGCCCTGCTCGTGATGTGTTAAAACACATAACAAGTCGTTGGGGTGGATTGGTCTTAATCGCCCTGCACGAGGGAGAAACATTTCGTTTTAGTGAACTACGTCGAATCATTCAAGGGGTGAGTGAGAAGATGCTGGCGCAAACGTTGCAGGCATTAGAGCAGGATGGCTTTGTTATTCGCACCTCTTATCCCGTTGTGCCACCGCATGTGGAATACAGTTTGACGAAGTTAGGTTCCGAAGCCGCTGTGCATGTGGCTGGATTGGCGGACTGGGTTGAGGGAAATCTTACCGAAATTTTATCGAATAGAAACAAGGCGGTCTTAACCAAAGCATCGTAAGACAGCCTGTATGATATGGCTTATATCCGCTAGACAGTGTTCCTATTTTTTAATAACAGTACGATAAAATAACTGCCTCCAATAATCGCAACAACAGTGCCTGCGGCCAATTGATTGGGATAGATGATAACTTGCCCTAGCCAGTCAGAAAATTGCAATAAGGTCGCGCCAAGCAACATAGACAAGAACAGCTGAGAAGTGACCTTTTGTGCGCCTAATAAACTCGCCAAATGAGGCGCGACAATACTAACAAAGGCTATAGGCCCAACCAAAGCTGTGATGAGCGCGCATAATCCAGCACTAATGATGAGCAAAAGAATAAAGCTTTTTTGCACAGATACGCCTCTAGCCGATGCGGTAATACGACTGATGGAAAGCAGAGTTAACCAACGCTGTAAGCCAAAAGCGATCAAGATAAAGACGCTGACTCCGATCATTAATATAATAGCCTGACTTTGGGTCACTCGATAAGTTGAGCCGGATAACCAACGCAGAATATCATACACATCATCTGTACCTGTCATAAGCACACCTTGGATCAGTGTTTCTATTAATGCCGTTAATGCCACCCCAGTTAAAATCAACGCGGCCGGTGCAAATTGGAAACGCTTTCCTAAAATGAGTAATACGCCAAGTGTGCTCATACTGCCGATAAACGCCACCAGAGGACCTAATTCACTGATGCGAATACCGAAGAAGAGACTGACGGTAATTAAGGCTAAAATCGCCCCCGCTGACAAGCCGAGCAGATCCGGACTGGCTAATGGGTTGTGAATCAGACGTTGCAAAATGACACCTGCAACGGCCATACCGGCTCCAGAAAAGAGACTGGCGATTAAACGTGGCCACCGAAGCGGCCAGGCAAACTCAGTTGGCCAATGAAATCCATAAAGATGGTTCTCTATATGGGTAAAAATGCCCAGTATGCTAACGGTTAATACAGCACAAACCGCCAGTATAATGGTCTTATAGGTGAATATATTTGCACCCTGAAACAGTTTAACAGGCGCGTTTTCGTGCAGGGTTGCGCCAACACGTTGACGGATCAAGAAAATTAATAATGGAGCGCCAATTAAAGCGGTTGTTAGCCCTGTTGGTACTATGTCAAACGCCATGGTATTAGCAAATAATGCTATGCCGTCGGCAGATAGTAAAATACCAGCGCCAAGCAAGGTGGATACCAACAACTCAGACGATGCGGTTCTTGCCCCTAAAAAGCGTGCGGCATTGGGCGCTACCAAACCAATAAACCCTATGATGCCTACCATTGTTATGGCGGTTGAAAGCAGCCAAAGTCCACTCATAATAAGGATGAAAAACAGCAGAACAACATTGAGTCCCCTCGCAGAGGCCGCCGCTTGACCTAAACGCAGCAAGGTTAGTGGTTTGCCCGCAAAAGCAAGAATACCCAGAGCAATAAGACAGTGAGGCCAAAACCAGTGTACTTTTTCCCAGCCGTTTTGGCTTAAATCCCCTGCTCCCCAGATAAACAGATTACGAGCATATTGATCATTTAATAAAATCAGTGCGGTGGTGATGGCACCAAAAAGTAAATTGATGGCCATGCCAGAAAGAATTAAAGACAAACCGGTTAAGTTACGCAGGCCTGAGATGAGTAATACAAACCCTAATGCGAACGCGGAGCCCAACATGGCGGCGATGGCTTGGTATTCAGTTTGACCTTGAGGCCAAAAAACCGCCAGTAGAATTAAGCCTAGCCAGGCTCCGCTTGATGTGCCTAATGTGACAGGT includes:
- a CDS encoding SDR family oxidoreductase; translated protein: MILVTGASGQLGRLVIHSLLEKTDASHIIAAVRNPDSVKDLAEKGVQVRHADYAQPDTLVSAFAGVEKLLLISSSEVGQRTPQHTNVINAAKEAGVSLIAYTSILQAVSSPLALAAEHIETEKRLAESDVPYVLLRNGWYSENYTANIGMALEHGAVLGSAGEGKFSTASRVDYAEAAAVVLTSDNQAGKVYELAGDNAFTLTEYASAISKESGTTVVYQNLPETEYAQVLTQVGLPEGLATILANSDIGASKGGLFNDSKTLSTLIGRPTTSIEDSIKAAL
- a CDS encoding winged helix-turn-helix transcriptional regulator, which produces MQEKVNLTKTSLSERFTRGDVLSSECPARDVLKHITSRWGGLVLIALHEGETFRFSELRRIIQGVSEKMLAQTLQALEQDGFVIRTSYPVVPPHVEYSLTKLGSEAAVHVAGLADWVEGNLTEILSNRNKAVLTKAS
- the fhuB gene encoding Fe(3+)-hydroxamate ABC transporter permease FhuB, with the protein product MRPFVLSISAFLSLALLYLQIDSALTLSAQLGILFGKDAVGFDEIDWAYSRLPRLAMALLVGSVMGCIGSVIQQLTRNPLLSPVTLGTSSGAWLGLILLAVFWPQGQTEYQAIAAMLGSAFALGFVLLISGLRNLTGLSLILSGMAINLLFGAITTALILLNDQYARNLFIWGAGDLSQNGWEKVHWFWPHCLIALGILAFAGKPLTLLRLGQAAASARGLNVVLLFFILIMSGLWLLSTAITMVGIIGFIGLVAPNAARFLGARTASSELLVSTLLGAGILLSADGIALFANTMAFDIVPTGLTTALIGAPLLIFLIRQRVGATLHENAPVKLFQGANIFTYKTIILAVCAVLTVSILGIFTHIENHLYGFHWPTEFAWPLRWPRLIASLFSGAGMAVAGVILQRLIHNPLASPDLLGLSAGAILALITVSLFFGIRISELGPLVAFIGSMSTLGVLLILGKRFQFAPAALILTGVALTALIETLIQGVLMTGTDDVYDILRWLSGSTYRVTQSQAIILMIGVSVFILIAFGLQRWLTLLSISRITASARGVSVQKSFILLLIISAGLCALITALVGPIAFVSIVAPHLASLLGAQKVTSQLFLSMLLGATLLQFSDWLGQVIIYPNQLAAGTVVAIIGGSYFIVLLLKNRNTV